In Ctenopharyngodon idella isolate HZGC_01 chromosome 1, HZGC01, whole genome shotgun sequence, a single genomic region encodes these proteins:
- the LOC127508595 gene encoding CMRF35-like molecule 8 isoform X1: MWDVLLLFCSICTAVVVGAPDTVKGHRGERVEIRCSYESRYESNSKYFCKGECIIVFKNIMVESGSAAKDERFSLTDDTTNRVFTVTITDLRTEDEGQYWCAVKRTLTSDVYSEILLLVKQDKKTTEVSTISPFSKTSSSYFSTTELNPYTGHAPHSGFVIYVSAGLVIMVIIFLMTLMVWCRKRSKKPPRDTQTGLSHQVSVGLLPLNTRAEITAEDIDWNDHNYQEISEFQCKNSQTTTTIYSTAESPDDPMIYSTAEEPEDPMIYSTADKPDDTTICR; the protein is encoded by the exons ATGTGGGACGTTCTGCTGCTCTTTTGCAGCATCTGTACAG CTGTTGTTGTAGGAGCTCCAGATACAGTTAAAGGacacagaggagagagagttGAGATCAGATGCTCATATGAATCTAGATATGAATCAAATTCAAAGTATTTTTGTAAAGGCGAGTGCAtcattgtatttaaaaacatcatGGTTGAATCAGGATCTGCAGCTAAAGACGAGAGATTCTCTCTGACTGACGACACGACGAACAGAGTTTTCACCGTCACCATCACTGATCTGAGAACAGAGGATGAAGGACAATACTGGTGTGCTGTGAAGAGGACTTTAACTTCTGATGTCTATTCAGAGATTTTGTTGCTGGTTAAACAGG ATAAAAAGACCACTGAGGTTTCAACCATCAGCCctttttcaaaaacttcatCATCATATTTCAgtacaacagaactgaatccATATACAG GTCACGCCCCACATTCAGGGTTTGTCATCTACGTCAGTGCTGGATTAGTCATCATGGTGATCATCTTCCTCATGACACTGATGGTCTGGTGTAGGAAGAGAAGCAAGAAACCACCAAGAGATACACAAACAGGACTTTCACACCAAG TGTCTGTTGGGCTTTTGCCTTTAAATACAAGAGCAGAAATCACTGCAGAG GACATTGACTGGAACGACCATAATTATCAGGAAATCAGCGAGTTTCAGTGCAAGAACAGTCAAACCACCACTACTATCTACTCAACAGCAGAAAGTCCAGATGATCCAATGATCTACTCCACTGCAGAAGAACCAGAAGATCCAATGATCTACTCCACTGCAGATAAACCAGATGATACAACGATCTGCAGATAA
- the LOC127508595 gene encoding CMRF35-like molecule 8 isoform X3: MWDVLLLFSSICTAVVVGAPDTVKGHRGERVEIRCSYESRYESNSKYFCKGECIIVFKNIMVESGSAAKDERFSLTDDTTNRVFTVTITDLRTEDEGQYWCAVKRTLTSDVYSEILLLVKQDKKTTEVSTISPFSKTSSSYFSTTELNPYTGHAPHSGFVIYVSAGLVIMVIIFLMTLMVWCRKRSKKPPRDTQTGLSHQVSVGLLPLNTRAEITAEDIDWNDHNYQEISEFQCKNSQTTTTIYSTAESPDDPMIYSTAEEPEDPMIYSTADKPDDTTICR; the protein is encoded by the exons ATGTGGGACGttctgctgctcttttccagcATCTGTACAG CTGTTGTTGTAGGAGCTCCAGATACAGTTAAAGGacacagaggagagagagttGAGATCAGATGCTCATATGAATCTAGATATGAATCAAATTCAAAGTATTTTTGTAAAGGCGAGTGCAtcattgtatttaaaaacatcatGGTTGAATCAGGATCTGCAGCTAAAGACGAGAGATTCTCTCTGACTGACGACACGACGAACAGAGTTTTCACCGTCACCATCACTGATCTGAGAACAGAGGATGAAGGACAATACTGGTGTGCTGTGAAGAGGACTTTAACTTCTGATGTCTATTCAGAGATTTTGTTGCTGGTTAAACAGG ATAAAAAGACCACTGAGGTTTCAACCATCAGCCctttttcaaaaacttcatCATCATATTTCAgtacaacagaactgaatccATATACAG GTCACGCCCCACATTCAGGGTTTGTCATCTACGTCAGTGCTGGATTAGTCATCATGGTGATCATCTTCCTCATGACACTGATGGTCTGGTGTAGGAAGAGAAGCAAGAAACCACCAAGAGATACACAAACAGGACTTTCACACCAAG TGTCTGTTGGGCTTTTGCCTTTAAATACAAGAGCAGAAATCACTGCAGAG GACATTGACTGGAACGACCATAATTATCAGGAAATCAGCGAGTTTCAGTGCAAGAACAGTCAAACCACCACTACTATCTACTCAACAGCAGAAAGTCCAGATGATCCAATGATCTACTCCACTGCAGAAGAACCAGAAGATCCAATGATCTACTCCACTGCAGATAAACCAGATGATACAACGATCTGCAGATAA